The genomic segment GCCGTGCGGGTCGCCGTCATCGCCGTGCTGGCCGCGGCCTACAAGGTGGGCTGCGACGCCGCGCGGATCGGGCCACCCGGCAACATCATCTTCACCTTCGTCACCGCGACCGCGGCGTTCACTCCGCAGACGCCGGGGCAGTTGCCCGGACATCTCGCCCTGGCCCTGCTGACCGGCGCGTTCGCCTGGCTGGTCTGCCTGGCTCCCGCCCTGGTCCGGCCGAGCGGACCCGAGCGGCTCGCCGTCGCGCGGGCACTGCTGGCGGTGTCCCGGCAGGCCGGACTGCCCGCCGACGATCCGGCGCTCGGCCGATCGCGGCACCTCACGGCGGTGGCCGTCCAGGCCGCCTGGCAGGCCCTGCGCCAGAGTCATCGCGATCCGGCGCCGCTGGCCCGGCTGCTGATCCGCGCGGAATCCGTTGCCGCCGATCCCGATTCCGGCGCCGCCGGGCAGCTCGCCGACTGGTCCCGGCAGTTGCGGCGTGGGCGGGCGGTACCCGTCGTGGCGCCGCGGGCGGCCGAGGCCGCGGAGTTGCGCGGCGTGGCCGCCGAGCGCGCCCCCGGCCGCCGCGGATTCCCGGAGGTGATCCGCGCCTTCGATCCCCGCTCGGCGTACTTCCCGATCGGGGTCCGGGTGGCGGTCGGCTGTGCCGCCGCGGGCTGGGTCTCGATGGCGCTGAACGTGCACCGGCCCTACTGGGCGGTGGTCACCGCCGCCACGGTGTTCGTCGCCAATACCGCGCTGAGCTGGCATCGCGCCGTCCAGCGCACGGTCGGGAACCTGGCGGGCGTGGCGGCGTTCACCGTGCTCACGCCGATCACCCATCATCCGGTCACGATGATCGTCGTGGTGCTGCTGTGCCAGGTCGGCGCCGAGGCGACGATGTCGCGCAACTACTGGCTGGGCTCCACCTTCGTCACCCCGATGGCCCTGCTGATGACGGAATTCGCCGCACCGCAGCCCGCTGCCGAGCTGGTCCTCGGCCGCTGGCTCGACACCTGCGTGGGCGCGGCGCTCGGGCTGCTGGCCTGTTTCGCGATCCCCAATCGCCGGGCCGGCCGGCACGCCGACGCCGCATTGGACCGGGTGGAGGCCGCGATCATCGCCGCCGACGACCGGGACCGCCTGGCCGCCGCACTGGTCGAATTGCGCGAGTCGGCGGACACCGCGGCCGGGGAATGGTGGAGCAGCGCACTGCCGGACGCGCGTATCGTCGGCGCCGAACGCCGGGGCCACCGGCTGCTGGCCGACCTCACCACCGGAGTACCCCGATGAGCGAATCGCGCGACGTGGTCGCCGGAGCCCTGCGGCAATGGGAGATCACCTATCCCGGCGTGGACTTCGAGCCCGTCGCGGTGATCGGCCGGATCAGCCGCTGCGCCACGCTGCTGCAGGAGGTCACCGAGATGCCGCTGGGCCGGGAGGGGCTCAGCCGCACCGAATTCGAGATCCTGTGCGCGCTGCGCCGGGCGGGCGGCCCGGTGGGTGAATCCGTCCCGGCGCCCGCGGCCGGTGCGGGCCGCACCCCCGGCCAGCTGGCCCGCGAGACCTACGCCTCCCCCGCCGCCGTCACCAAGCGGGTCCGGGCGCTGGAGGAGCGCGGTCTCGTCACTCGCCGCTCGGATGCCCGCGATCGCCGAGTTGCTCATCTCACACTCACCGAGACCGGCCGCGACCTGGCCGATCGACTGATCCCGCAACAGCTCTCGTACGAGAAAGAGCTGATCACGGGCCTGCCGGCGGCCGAGCGCGCCGATCTCGCGCGCATTCTCGGCGAATTCCTGCTGGTGCTGGAGGGCCGGTTGGGCGGACGCTGAGGGTGCGCCGGCACCGGCGTCCGATTCGGAGGGAGCCTCCGTTTCTGGTACGTTACTCGAACGAAGTGTTTTCGTGGGGAGGAACGTTCGATGGCCCTCGTCAAGTCTCGCCCGCACTACAACGTCGTCTTCGCGGTGCTGCTGGCGGGCGTCAGCGCGTATGCCCTGTTGCAGTCGATGGTGGTGCCGGTCTTCTCGCTGCTGATCCCGGCCCTGCACACCACGCAGGCCACCGCGACCTGGCTGATGACCGGATATCTGCTCTCCGCCTCGGTCGCGACGCCGATCCTCGGCCGGATCGGCGACAAGGTCGGCAAGGAGCGGATGCTCGTCTTCACGCTGCTCGCGCTGACCGTCGGCTCGCTGATCGCCGCGCTGACCGAATCGGTGAGCGTGATGATCGTCGCGCGGGTCATCCAGGGCCTCGGCGGCGGCGTGATCCCGCTGGCGTTCGGCATCATCCGGGACGAATTCCCCGCCCGTAAGTTGCACGGCGCGGTGGGCATCGCCTCCTCACTGCTCGCGGTCGGCTCCGGCGTCGGCCTGGTGCTGGCCGGGCCGATCATCGACCACCTGAACTACCACTGGCTGTTCTGGATTCCGATGATCATGACGGCGCTCGCCACGGTGGCCGCGGTGTTGTTCGTCCCCGAATCGCCGGTACGCAGTCCCGGCCGGATCAACTGGTTCGCGGCGCTGCTGCTGTCGGCGTGGCTGGTGGCGCTGCTGCTGGCGGTCAGCGAGGGCCCGAAATGGGGCTGGGTCTCGCGCACCACCCTCGGCCTGTTCGCGCTGGCGGTGGTCACCGCGGTCGGCTGGGTCGTCGTCGAACTGCGCTCGACCACCCCGCTGATCGATATGCGGACGATGCGGATCCCGGCGGTGTGGACGACCAACGTGGTCGCCGTGCTCACCGGCGTCGGCATGTACGCGATGATGACCTTCCTGCCGCAGCTGTTGCAGACCCCGAGATCGGTCGCCGGCTACGGCCTCAGCGCCAGCATCACGAAATCCGGCGTGTACATGCTGCCGTTGTCCGTGGCCATGTTCGTGATCGGCCTCGGTCTCGGCCCGCTGTCGGCGCGACTCGGCCCGAAGGTGATCGTGCTGGTGGGCAGCATCATCACCGTCCCGGCCTTCGCGCTGCTGGCCGTCGGCCACGATCACGACTGGCAGATCTATCTGGCCACGGCCCTGCTCGGCGTGGGCATCGGCCTGTCGTTCTCCTCGATGCCGGCCATCATCGTCGCCGCCGTGCCACCCGCCCAGACCGGCGCGGCCACCGGCATGAACGCCAACGTCCGTACCGTCGGCGGCGCGATCGGCAGCGCCATCTCGTCGGTCATCCTGACCTCCGGCGCGCACACCGCCCACGGCCTGCCCGCCGACTCCGGCTACGCCAACGTGTTCTGGTTCCTGGGCGGCGTGGCCCTGCTGGCCTCGTTCGCCGCGATCGCGATCCCGGCGGTCCCGGCGATGGAACCGCAGTCCGAGCTCGTCGACACGGTGGCGCCGGAACCGCTGCAGGGCGGCCTGCACGCCCCCGCCACACTGCACGGACCCGCACTGCACGGTCACATCCGGCACGGCAGCGACCTGCCGGTGACCGGTGTCGTGCTGACCCTGATCGACCCGCACGGACATCAGATCGCGCGCGCCGCGAGCACCCCCGACGGCGCCTACCGCATCGATGCGCCGGGCCCCGGCGACTACGTCCTGATCGCCGCCGCGCACGGCCATCAGCCGGTCGCGGTCACCGTCACCCTCGGCGACCGCCCGCAACGCGCCGACCTCACCCTCCCCGACGCGGGCGAACTGTCCGGCACGGTCCGCCGCGCGGAGACCGGCGAGCCGGTACCGAACGCGACCGTCACCCTGACGAATCCGCACGGCGAGGTCGTCGGCGCCGCGACCACCGGCGCCGACGGCGGCTTCACCTGCCGCGGCGTCCCGTCGGGCACCCACACCGTCGTCGTCACCGCCGAACACCTCCGCCCCACCGCGACCACCGTGACCGTCCCCGAGAGCGGCCTGCTCCGCCACGACACGGACCTGGAGTCACTGGCCGTCCTCGGCGGCGTGGTCCGCGCCGAGGGCCGCACGGTCCCCGACGCCCACATCACGATCCTGGACCCCACCGGCAACCACGTCGCCACCGCCCGCACCGACGACGACGGCCGCTACCAGGTCCCCCACCTCCCCGCCGGCGACTACGTCGTCGTCACCCGCGGCTACCCCACCGTGACCAGCAGCGTCCGCGTAGCCGGCGACGAGAACATCCACGATGTCCAACTCGGCTACGAGGAGGCGGCCCGGCTGCCGGTGCGGTAGCGGACGCACCGATGAATCCGCGGGCCGTGGGCGGTCCTACCTCCGACCGAGGTTGTGACCGTGACCGGTAAGGATTCTCATGAGCACGAACGCAATACCGCCTGTCGTCGATGCCGAGACCTGGCAGCGGGAACTGGACGCGCTGCGCGTCCGGGAGAAGGCGGCGACCCGCGAACTGGACGCGATCGCCGCTCAGCGCCGCCGGCTGCCGATGGTCGAGATGCCCGAATACGTGCTCGAGGGTGCGGACGGGCCGGTGCGCCTGGCGGATATCTTCGAGGGCGAATCCCAGCTGATCGTCTACAACCACATGTGGTTTCCGGATGCGGAGTGGCAGTGTCCCGGCTGCACCGGCTTCACCGCCCAGTTCACCCGGCTGGAATTCCTCGGCAACTACGATGCCCGGTTCGTCATCGTGACCCAGGGGCCGATCGACGAGGCGCTGGCCTACAAGCGGCGGGTCGGCAACCGGATGACCTGGTATTCCACCGCGAACAGCCCGTTCGGCGCCGATGTCGGTGCGCCGCTCGGCGGCGGCTTCGCCGTCAATGTGTTCCTGCGCGACGGGGATACGGTCTACCGCACCTGGCACACCGACGGCCGCGGCACCGAACAGCTCACCCACACCTTCGCCCTGATCGACCTGCTGCCGTTCGGCCGCCAGGAGGAGTGGCAGGACTCACCCGCGGGCTGGCCGCAGTCCCCCACCTACTCCCGCTGGGGCGGCTCGAAAGAGATTGCCGCGCAATACGGCGAGGCCTGAGGCTACCCGGCCGCCGGCTCCACCAGCCGATGGACGACGGCCGGCTCGGCGAGGACCACGGCGAGCACCTCGGCCAGATATCGGCTGTGCGGCAGGGTGAGGTGCCGGTCCAGGGCCGGTGATCCCGTCCATCGTCCGATCACGACCAGATGCGCCGGATCGTTCGGATCGACGAAGGGTTGATAAGCGAGACAACCGGATTCGGCCAGCACCGGCTCGATCATGGCCTCGAGGGCGGTGCGCAGCCGGTCCTCCTGACCGCACGCGGCCCGGAATTCGGTGACGGCGTACACCGGTCAGGGCCGCGCCGGACCGGCGCCGGCCCCGGTGGCGACGATCGCCGCCGCGATATCGGCGAGATCGCCCTCGTCCAGGCGAAGTTCACCGGCCCCCGCCCATCCGTCGATCTGTTCCGGCGTACGCGCCCCCACGATCGCGCCGGTGACCCCCGGCCAGGCGACCGTCCAGGCCAGCGCGACCTCCGCCACCGAGACCTCGTGCCGCCGAGCGATCGGCCGAAACGCCTCCACCAGTGCCAGATTCGCGGCCAGTCCGGTGGTGAAATCCGGATGCCCGGACCGCCAATCGTCGGCACCCAGCACCCGATCCGCCGCGAACGCGCCGGTGAGCAATCCCGACTGCAACGACGAGTACACGATCACCCCGGTGGAATGCTTCGCAGCCCAGGCTATCTCGTCCGCCGCGGTGCGGTTGACGGCCGAGAACGGCGGCTGGATCACATCCACGTGCGCCACCGCCTCGGCCCGGTCCAGCTGTCCCACATCATGATTCGACAGCCCGATGGCGCGGACCACCCCCTGCTCGCGCAGATCCGCCATGACCTGCCAGTACTCCTCCAGCGGCGTCGAGCCGGTCCCCGGCGCCTCGCTGCCGAACGCCGCGCCGGTATCCGGCCAGTGCACCTGATACAGGTCGATGTGATCGATCCGCAACCGCCGCAACGACTGTTCCAGATCCCGCCGGATCGCCTCGGGCCGCATGATCCGTCGCGGCGGCCCCAGAAGATCGTCACCGTCCTCCCACACCAGCCCCGTCTTGGTGAACACGAACGGCCGCTCCGATTCCGGTATCCCGGAAAGTGCCCGCCCGACCAGTGATTCGGCATGCCCCACCCCGTACGCAGGCGCGGTGTCGATCCAGTTCAGCCCCCGATCGACCGCATGCCGGATCGCCGCGATCGACGCCTCGTCCTCGGTCGCTCCCCAGGAGTACTGCCACCCGGACCCGGCGATCACCCACGTCCCGAAACCCAGTGCGCTGATGTCCATCCCGGTATCACCCAGCGAATACGTCACGCCCACAACCATTCTCCTGCCAGTGCTCGAACGTTCCGTATCCACCGTCGCCGAACACCGCGCGCCGTGGCAGTGCCGCCCGAGCCTGGGCACGCCGTGACCAGTCGGCGCGGCCACCGAATCCGCGATACTGGGGATATGACCTTGGACCGGCGAGCCGAATTGGGCGAATTCCTGCGCTCCCGGCGGGCCCGCCTCCGTCCCGACGAGGTCGGCCTGATCGAACACGGCACCCGCCGCCGGGTCCCCGGCCTGCGCCGCGAGGAACTCGCCCTGCTGGCAGGCGTCAGCGTGGACCACTACATCCGCCTGGAACAGGGTCGCACCCTGCACTTCTCGGAATCCGTCCTCGACGCGGTATCGCGGGCCCTGCGCCTGTCCGACGTGGAACGCGACCATCTCTACCGCCTGGCCCGCCCCCGCGCCGACAACGAACCCGCCGAACAACGGGTCCGTCCCGGCCTCCGCCTCCTGGTCGACTCCGCGGAGGTGCCGACCGTCGTACTGGGCCGCGGCACCCAGGTCCTGGCGTGGAACCCGTTGGCCGCGGCCCTGTTCACCGATTTCGGCGCCCTCCCCGCGGAACACCGCAACCTGGCCCGCCTGATCTTCCTGGACGAGGGCATGCGAGCCCTCTACGAGGACTGGCCGGCCAAACTGGCCGACGTGACCGGTTATCTCCGCCTGGAGGCCACCCGCCACCCGAACGACCGGGACATCACCACCCTGATCGCCGAATTGCACACGGCCAGCGAGGAATTCCGCGCGCGGTGGCAGCAGCACGGCCTGAAGGAGAAAACCCACGGCCGCTACGCCTACCTCCACCCCCTGGTGGGCCGGATCGAACTGAACTTCGAAACCCTGCGCCTCCCCGGCGATCCCGACCAGGCCGTGATCGCCCACACGGTCGACCCCGGCTCACCCAGCGCCACAGCCCTGCAACTGCTGGCGAACCTGGCCGCGAAGTCCACCGCGCGAGCCTGAACTCGTTCCCGCCCCGCGGCTTTCACGGATCAGACGCGACGGCGACGACGGAACCCGCCCCGGGACCGCCACTGACTGCGAGTGGGAATCCGGGCACTCAATCCCGCCAAGTGCAGGGATATACCGATGAACCCGGCGATGACGAACCCCTCGATGGTGGTACCCGACGAGCCCCCACCGATATTGAGCAGCAGCGCGATGACGAACAGAACAGAAGCGATGATGGCGAACATATCCGGGTCATACCCAGGATCCCCGGTTTGCACCCGGCACTTTTCCGCCCGCCGTCGCTCGGCCACTCGATCGCGGATCGCGCACCGCGACACCGGAACCGGCACGGAGCTTCCGCGTGCCCAGCGAAAAGGCTAGCGCTGGACAGGTTTCGGCGCCGGGCGGGCCGACCTGCGCGACAATCGGACCACCAGACCCCCCGCGATTAGCCCGACGCACCACCCCGCCAGGACATCACTGGGCCAATGCGCACCGAGATAGACCATCGCGATCCCGACCCAGACGGCGGCGAGTACGAGCAGCCATCCCACCCAGCGCCGATTGATCGGCCAGGGCACCACCGCGTACAGCGCGACCGCCCCGGCCGCCGTCATCGCCGCCACCGTGGACGGCATCGCGGAGGAGTGCACGAACACCAGCGACACCTCCCGCGGCGGTCTCGGCCGGCCGATCAGATGCTTGAGCACCCTCGCCACCACCTCTGCCAGCACCACCGAACCGACCACGGTCAGCACCCCGCGCCGCCACCGGCGCACCACCACCGCGACCACCAGCAACACCAGCACCGCGAGCACCAGCGTGCGGTCGTTGGTCCCGACGTTCATCGCCCATCGCGCCACCGTGGTTGCCACCGGGTTCCGGTGCCGGGCCAGCAGTCGCATGATCTCCAGATCCACACCCACTCGACACATTGTGCCCAGCACGTACGAACACACTGTTCGCCGGGCCGATGCTCACCGGTGCAGTGTGCTGAAAAACTGCCAGATCACCGCCGAGGCGCCGAACTGCCGGGTGACCTTGCCGACGATCGCCTGCGGAAGATACTGCGTCCCATCGGGCCAGGTGTGCCCGCCGCCGGCCACCGAGTAGAGCTGGACCTGGCTTCCGTCCCGGCAGCCGCCGGTCACGGACACCGTGACGGTCGTACCGTCGTGCGCGGTGTCCGGCAGCGTATCGACCGCGGCAGGCGCGGTGCACCCGTCCACGGACAACCATTGCCGCTGGGTGTCCGCCACCGACGAGACCGGCACCGCTCCCGGACCACCGTGCCCGTTACTGGTGATCCGCACCGGGCCACCGGCATAGGGCACGATCGGATCGTCGGTGCCGTGGATCTCGAGCACCGAAACCGGCTGTGGCGGTTGGCATGTGGCCGCGGCCGGCTGCGAGAGCTCCCCCGCGACCGGCGCGATCGCGGTGATCCGGCCCCCGAGCCGGCAACCCAGATCCTCGGTGAAGATCGCGCCGTTGGACATCCCGGTGGCGAAGATCCGCGCCGGATCGGCGTGATTGTCGGCCACCAGACGATCGATGATCGCCGACACGAATCCGACATCATCGACCCCGGCGGCCCCCGCCTTGGTGTCCGCGCCGCGACTGTCGCTCCACGACCGCTCGTACCCCGCCGGATACACCGCGATGAATCCGGCGTCGTCGGAAAGCCGATCGAACCCGGTCTCGCGCTCCATCTGCGGCGCGGTCCCCCCGCCACCGTGGAACGCGAGCACCACCGGCAGCGGACCGTCGGCCGGATGAGCGGGCGGATGGACAATGTATTCACGCTGGCGACCGCCGAAGTCGAAGGTCACCGTCGTCCCCGCGGCCGCGTGCACGCGACCGGCGCATCCGGCGACGGACCCCACCGCCACACCCACCGCAACCGCCAGGATCGCCGCCGCCCCACGCCGTCCCATCATCCGGTACTCCTACCGTCCTCGGTGCCCGGCACCGTCGAAATTTCGGACACGCCACCCGAAATCGGCACTGTATCCGCTCGGCGCGACGCGGGAACCCCGGACCCGAGGTACCGGCACCGACGCTACGACCGCCCCATTACCGAATCGGCGCCGATATCGTGTGAAGACGGTGAGAAGCTCCCGGCATCCCCGCCGGAATGCCCGGTCGTATCGTCGATCCCATGAACGCTGCTTTCGCCCGAGCCATGTGGCGAGTTCTCGAACCGCTGCACGGAGTCACCTACTTCGCCCCCGAATGCATAGCGGCGTTCAAAGCAACGGGCCTGCGCGGTTACTGGATGGGCTACTTCGCCGGCCGAGCGGCCCCACTCGGCCCGGTCGGCCCCAGCGTCGTGGAGGCCGTCTTCTACAACTTCCACCCCGAGATGGTCCGCCGCGCGATCCCCGACGCCTGGACCTTCGCCACTCCCACAACCATTCTGGACACCCGCCGCACCGCGGCCGCGAACGTCCTGCGCACCCTGTCCCCCGACCTCACCGACGCCGCGCCAAAAGCACTACCCGCCCTGACCGCGGCAATAGCCGCCGCCCCCGTATCCGGCCGCACCCTCTTCGCCGCCAACCGCGACCTCCCACCCGCCGACCGACCGGAAGAAGCCCTCTGGCAAGCCGTGACCACCCTCCGCGAGCACCGCGGCGACGGCCATTTCGCCACCCTGCTCACCGAAGGCCTGGACGCCTGCGAGGCCGTCGTCCTCTTCGCCGCCGACACCGGCACACCCCCGGAGATGTGGCGCGATTTCCGCCGCTGGAGCGAAACCGACTGGACGACAGCACAATCCCGCCTGATCGACCGCGGCCTCCTGACGGAGTCGAGCAAGCCGACCGAAGCAGGCCGCGCACTACGAACCCACATCGAATCCCGCACCGACACCCTCGCCGCAACGGCGTACCACGGCATCCCGGGCATCGAGACAGCACTCGAAGTCCTACTCCCCGCCGCCCGCGCCGTCGAAACCGCCGGCCTGGCCAACTCCGCCGACTTCCTACGCGCCGGCAAGGTGTGATGTCGACTTGCCCATGCAGCGGACCAGCGACGCTACACCGGCAGCAGTGGCCTTGTCGTACCACAATCCGGTACCATCGGTGTGGAATCAGGATTAGGAGCCCCCCAATGACCAGCATGTCTGCCAGCGAGGCGCGCGCCAACTTGTACCCGCTCATCGAACAGGTCAACGACGACGCTGTCGCCATCCACATCACCAGCCGCAAAGGCAACGCTGTCCTGATCTCCGAAGATGAGTACAACTCGCTCCGCGAGACCTTGTACCTACTGCGTTCCCCGGCCAATGCCGCACGGCTCACCCAGGGCATCGCCCAACTCGAAGCCGGCGAGGTGGTCGAGGTGGATCTGGCACGGCTCGCGGAAGAACTCGAATGAAGATCACTTTCGCGAAGGTCGCGTTCGAAGATCTCGGTCATTGGATCACTACAGATCGGAAAATGGCACTCCGAGTTCTTCGCCTGATCAACGACATCGAACGCGATCCGTTCAACGGCGTGGGCAAGCCCGAACCATTGAAGGGGGACAAGTCCGGGTACTGGTCCCGCCGAATCAACGACGAGCACCGTCTGGTCTATGCCGTCTCCGAAGGCAACATCCTCATCGCGCAGGCTCGCTACCACTACTGACCCGCAGGCCCGAGGCCGCACCAGCGTCTTACATTGGTCGTACACTTGTCATATGGCCGCCACGATCACCTTCCGCCCCACCCCCGACGACGAGCGCATCATCGACCGCGCCCGACACGACGACGAGAACACCACCGACGTAATCCGACGAGCCTTGCGCCTCCTCGACCGCCAGGAATGGCTACAGCAGGCGCAATCCGACGCCGAACGACTGCGCGACGAGGATCTCAACGACGAGCCGGAGGCTTGGTGATGCTCATTCGCGGCGCGGCATACAAGGTCGACCTGGGCGAGGCAAAGCGTGGGCACGAGCAGCGCGGCCGGCGCCTCGGCGTATTGGTCAGCCCCTCGGATTGGCTCGGGTCGACAGTGACGATCGTCCCGGCATCCACGTCAGCGGACGGTTCGGTGTTCCGGCCACTCGTCGAGATCGACGGCCGCGAGACCCGGCTGCTCGTCGACCAGATCCGCACCATCGACACCGACTACCTGAAGGATCAGGTAGGCAACCTGTCCCGCGACGCCATGGCCGAACTCGACGATGCGCTCGGCAGGTATCTCGGAATCCACTGAACGACAACCTGTTCCGATCCATAGAGGGGAAATGGACCGATGAGCCACGCACACTGGACGATCCTCCGGGAACGTAAACTCGCAGAGGGTTACACCGAATCCGACGATGCCGCCGAAGCCCGCCGCGAAATCAAGCTCTCCATCGCACTGGCCAAAGCTGTCTACGACCGCCGAACCGAGCTCGGATTCACCCCGGCAGACCTCGCGGAACGTGCCGGCTTGACTCAGGCCGACATCTCGCGAATCGAAGGCTCCGACACCGTCCCGACTCTCCCGCTTCTCGCCAAACTCGCCGACGCCCTCGACGCCACCCTCAACATCGCCCTCGACGCCGACGACACCCGAGTGAAGTTCACCAGCCACCACACCGACGCAGCCTGAATCCGCCGCAGCCGTGGCATACGCGCCGTCAAGTCAGGTGCTGGACCGAGACTCCACCCAGCGCTGCGCAAAATATACATTATTCTGCCTCGCTGGCTGTGGCGCTGACGTGCGCAGCGAGCACTCCCGCTGCGGCTACTGCCCGGTGACAGCCCGATGGTTCACCCCTCCGCACAACTCCGCAGACACAACCACCACGGCCGATCTCCTCGACACGATCGATCCAGCCCGCGTAGCACTGGTCCTGGAGCATCTGGTGGAGCAGTTTGAATGGCATCGTGTTGCGGCCTCGGAGCGCCAGAGGCTCATTGCAGAAGGTCCAGAAACGGCGAAGGCCCGGTCCATGTGGACCGGGCCTTCTCAGTGGACATGGCGGGAACTTACTCGAACCGGACCGACATCTTGCAGCATCTCTCTGAGGTGCAGGAACGCATCGAGAAAAGCGGACCGCGCCAGTCGCGGCCGTCACGGGCACGGACATCAGGCGGCCAGAAGAAGCAGTTGGGGCAGCACGAACGCACAGAGATCATCGCCAAGTACGAGGCTGGCGCTTCGATGGTGCAGCTGAAGGTGGAGCATCGCATGGCGAAACGGACGGTTGCGAAGGTGCTGCGTGAAGCCGGGGTGACGATCAGGCCAAAAGGTGGACGAGCGCGAGCGTAGACTCTTCCTTCAACGCGCCAATCGACAAGCGGGTTTCTCGACACTGATCGACAAAACAATTGTTCTATATATAATTAGGCTTCGGGAGGAACCAAAATATGGCATGGGCGAAGTCATACTTGCCGGATAAAACTGAGTTCGACATGCAAAGTGGTGATTTCTCTAAATTAGAGATACGCGACAGCGGACATCCGTCGGGGCTTCATTACTTCTTCGATACCAAGGCCAACCATCTCGTCACCGACTTTGTACTTGAGAAACGACCGCAGGTAAGCACGCTTTGTCAAATAACGCTGATCAAAAAGGGCGACGAATATTCGCCGCGCCTGCGACTCTGGAAGAGGGATACCTCCAAGAGAGGAAAGAAGGCTTTCGAACACGTCGCGTCCGCCGACGAAATTACAACCATCATCAAAGCAACCGTAGACACTGACAGCTGCTACGAGCAATTTTGGCGTCTTATTGACTTCGTTCAGGCATTCAAAGGCGTCACAATGCCTGATAACAGTTTCCGGGTGATTAACACGGATAGCGCGAAGCTTGCCGAGCAGCTTCAGGGCCAAGATCGTGAAACTGTCCTACATGCAGTGCAAGCCTTCATCGGGGATTCACCGTTGACTCAGGCAGACATTAATATCATGACCAACAGAAAAAGGCAGATTGATAGATTCGATCTCCTGTTAAACGATCCGACATATTTTGAACGTGAACGCAAAGAACTCCAGAAGCCCGATAGGAAGCTTCCCGGCATCGAAGCAGTTTGGCAGAACTTTTTTGAACAAAACTCATGGATCTTTGGATATGGGCTCTCCCTCGTGGCGTGTGAGCGGCTTGACGGCGATGCGAAACTTGAACAGATCACCGCAGGACAAAATATATTTACTGGCGCTGGGAAGCGTAGCGATGCTGTCATGCGGTCGAAGGGGTTTATCAGTAGCCTAGTATTCTGTGAGATAAAAACGCATACCACTGATTTGGT from the Nocardia sp. BMG111209 genome contains:
- a CDS encoding putative quinol monooxygenase — its product is MYAVTEFRAACGQEDRLRTALEAMIEPVLAESGCLAYQPFVDPNDPAHLVVIGRWTGSPALDRHLTLPHSRYLAEVLAVVLAEPAVVHRLVEPAAG
- a CDS encoding FUSC family protein, with the translated sequence MPLLASPRSRGRHRAVRHPDLRRVLPVRGMLRLRPAADIWYKPAISGVVAVGVPDVALLGTGRLSLALYTTAGGLCALYAHGMPYAARARAMAWVVLSMWAGTAISLTTAAHTGSAAVRVAVIAVLAAAYKVGCDAARIGPPGNIIFTFVTATAAFTPQTPGQLPGHLALALLTGAFAWLVCLAPALVRPSGPERLAVARALLAVSRQAGLPADDPALGRSRHLTAVAVQAAWQALRQSHRDPAPLARLLIRAESVAADPDSGAAGQLADWSRQLRRGRAVPVVAPRAAEAAELRGVAAERAPGRRGFPEVIRAFDPRSAYFPIGVRVAVGCAAAGWVSMALNVHRPYWAVVTAATVFVANTALSWHRAVQRTVGNLAGVAAFTVLTPITHHPVTMIVVVLLCQVGAEATMSRNYWLGSTFVTPMALLMTEFAAPQPAAELVLGRWLDTCVGAALGLLACFAIPNRRAGRHADAALDRVEAAIIAADDRDRLAAALVELRESADTAAGEWWSSALPDARIVGAERRGHRLLADLTTGVPR
- a CDS encoding MarR family winged helix-turn-helix transcriptional regulator — encoded protein: MSESRDVVAGALRQWEITYPGVDFEPVAVIGRISRCATLLQEVTEMPLGREGLSRTEFEILCALRRAGGPVGESVPAPAAGAGRTPGQLARETYASPAAVTKRVRALEERGLVTRRSDARDRRVAHLTLTETGRDLADRLIPQQLSYEKELITGLPAAERADLARILGEFLLVLEGRLGGR
- a CDS encoding aldo/keto reductase, producing the protein MTYSLGDTGMDISALGFGTWVIAGSGWQYSWGATEDEASIAAIRHAVDRGLNWIDTAPAYGVGHAESLVGRALSGIPESERPFVFTKTGLVWEDGDDLLGPPRRIMRPEAIRRDLEQSLRRLRIDHIDLYQVHWPDTGAAFGSEAPGTGSTPLEEYWQVMADLREQGVVRAIGLSNHDVGQLDRAEAVAHVDVIQPPFSAVNRTAADEIAWAAKHSTGVIVYSSLQSGLLTGAFAADRVLGADDWRSGHPDFTTGLAANLALVEAFRPIARRHEVSVAEVALAWTVAWPGVTGAIVGARTPEQIDGWAGAGELRLDEGDLADIAAAIVATGAGAGPARP
- a CDS encoding MFS transporter, which encodes MALVKSRPHYNVVFAVLLAGVSAYALLQSMVVPVFSLLIPALHTTQATATWLMTGYLLSASVATPILGRIGDKVGKERMLVFTLLALTVGSLIAALTESVSVMIVARVIQGLGGGVIPLAFGIIRDEFPARKLHGAVGIASSLLAVGSGVGLVLAGPIIDHLNYHWLFWIPMIMTALATVAAVLFVPESPVRSPGRINWFAALLLSAWLVALLLAVSEGPKWGWVSRTTLGLFALAVVTAVGWVVVELRSTTPLIDMRTMRIPAVWTTNVVAVLTGVGMYAMMTFLPQLLQTPRSVAGYGLSASITKSGVYMLPLSVAMFVIGLGLGPLSARLGPKVIVLVGSIITVPAFALLAVGHDHDWQIYLATALLGVGIGLSFSSMPAIIVAAVPPAQTGAATGMNANVRTVGGAIGSAISSVILTSGAHTAHGLPADSGYANVFWFLGGVALLASFAAIAIPAVPAMEPQSELVDTVAPEPLQGGLHAPATLHGPALHGHIRHGSDLPVTGVVLTLIDPHGHQIARAASTPDGAYRIDAPGPGDYVLIAAAHGHQPVAVTVTLGDRPQRADLTLPDAGELSGTVRRAETGEPVPNATVTLTNPHGEVVGAATTGADGGFTCRGVPSGTHTVVVTAEHLRPTATTVTVPESGLLRHDTDLESLAVLGGVVRAEGRTVPDAHITILDPTGNHVATARTDDDGRYQVPHLPAGDYVVVTRGYPTVTSSVRVAGDENIHDVQLGYEEAARLPVR
- a CDS encoding DUF899 family protein is translated as MSTNAIPPVVDAETWQRELDALRVREKAATRELDAIAAQRRRLPMVEMPEYVLEGADGPVRLADIFEGESQLIVYNHMWFPDAEWQCPGCTGFTAQFTRLEFLGNYDARFVIVTQGPIDEALAYKRRVGNRMTWYSTANSPFGADVGAPLGGGFAVNVFLRDGDTVYRTWHTDGRGTEQLTHTFALIDLLPFGRQEEWQDSPAGWPQSPTYSRWGGSKEIAAQYGEA